A single Prevotella sp. E15-22 DNA region contains:
- a CDS encoding BamA/TamA family outer membrane protein codes for MRRECQVAIHLLSILIMLSSCSSTKYVPDGAYLLNKMKVSSEGEYRDLNTLALRSYVRQTPNQRWFSLFKLPLATYSLSGRDSSLWINRALKKMGEPPVIYDSTQTQRTLSDLTQQLLNEGFLNARVEASEKKHGKKVDLTYLLKPGEPYFVHRIDYAIEDTAIARMLSEQDSTKSIIKAGMKFDVARLDAERKRITKLLSDSGYYRFHKDYITYIADTLGGSRLIDLTLRLQEYQQPDMTTMPHTRYWIRHIDHVSGDKNDPRIHLRHHVLQECTHLKEGEPYSATGLQNTYNHFGRLQAVKYTNITFSQVPQTDSLDCTVQLQTNKASTISFQPEGTNTAGDLGAAASLTYQNRNLFRGSEVLSIQLRGAYEAIKGLEGYSNQDFVEYSAEARLQFPRFISPFINNRVRQNVNATSEVSLLYDLQDRPEFHRRLLSAAWRYKWSFPNRNDRFQLDVLDLNYVFMPWISSTFRQMYLDNDNTSNAFLRYNYEDLFITKIGFGYSWSKNNTALKTNIESSGNLLSLGAKTFDAEKDEMGHYRLFNIAFAQYAKFDFDLSHSLQIDNNNQLVLHMGFGIAYPYGNSNVLPFEKRYFSGGANSVRGWTVRSLGPGKYKEKDGRINFINQTGDVKIDLNAEYRTKLFWKFSGALFVDAGNVWTLRNYEAQPGGQFHLKDFYEQLAASYGLGLRLNFDYFILRFDMGMKAVNPAYEIEDDEHYPILKPRLGRDFAFHFAVGMPF; via the coding sequence ATGAGAAGAGAGTGTCAAGTCGCCATACATCTGCTGAGCATTCTGATCATGCTTTCGTCGTGCTCGAGCACGAAATACGTACCCGATGGAGCGTATCTGCTGAACAAGATGAAGGTCAGTAGCGAAGGCGAGTATCGCGACTTGAACACCCTCGCTTTGCGTTCCTACGTGCGCCAGACGCCCAACCAGCGCTGGTTCTCGCTGTTTAAACTTCCCCTGGCCACCTATTCGCTGTCGGGGCGCGACTCGTCGCTATGGATCAACCGCGCGCTGAAGAAGATGGGCGAGCCCCCCGTGATCTACGACAGCACCCAGACCCAGCGCACCCTGTCGGACCTCACCCAGCAGCTGCTCAACGAAGGATTTTTAAATGCCCGCGTAGAGGCGAGCGAGAAGAAGCACGGCAAGAAGGTTGACCTGACCTATCTGCTGAAGCCCGGTGAACCCTATTTCGTGCATCGCATAGACTACGCCATCGAAGACACGGCCATTGCCCGCATGCTGTCGGAGCAAGACTCCACGAAGAGCATCATCAAGGCCGGCATGAAGTTCGACGTGGCCCGACTGGATGCCGAGCGCAAGCGCATCACCAAGTTGCTGAGCGACAGCGGCTACTACCGTTTCCACAAAGACTACATCACCTATATCGCCGACACCTTGGGCGGTTCGCGACTCATCGACCTCACCCTGCGACTGCAGGAGTATCAGCAGCCCGACATGACCACCATGCCCCACACGCGCTATTGGATACGCCATATCGACCACGTGAGCGGCGACAAGAACGACCCCCGCATACACCTGCGCCACCACGTGCTGCAGGAGTGCACCCACCTGAAGGAAGGCGAGCCCTATTCCGCCACAGGACTGCAGAACACCTACAACCACTTTGGCCGACTGCAGGCTGTGAAATACACCAATATCACCTTTAGCCAGGTGCCCCAGACCGACTCGCTCGACTGCACCGTGCAACTGCAAACCAACAAGGCATCGACCATCAGTTTCCAGCCCGAAGGCACCAACACCGCTGGCGACCTGGGCGCCGCCGCCTCGCTCACCTATCAGAACCGCAACCTGTTTCGCGGCAGCGAGGTGCTCAGCATACAGCTGCGCGGCGCCTACGAAGCCATCAAGGGACTGGAAGGCTACTCGAACCAAGACTTCGTGGAATATAGTGCCGAGGCCCGCCTGCAGTTTCCCCGCTTCATCTCGCCCTTCATCAACAACCGCGTGCGCCAGAACGTGAACGCCACCAGTGAGGTGTCGCTGCTCTACGACCTCCAGGACCGCCCCGAGTTTCACCGCCGCCTCCTGTCGGCCGCGTGGCGCTATAAGTGGAGTTTCCCTAATCGCAACGACCGCTTCCAGCTCGACGTGCTCGACCTGAACTACGTCTTCATGCCCTGGATATCGAGCACCTTCCGCCAGATGTATCTTGACAACGACAACACCAGCAATGCCTTTCTTCGCTACAACTACGAAGACCTCTTCATCACGAAGATAGGCTTTGGCTATTCATGGAGCAAGAACAACACCGCGCTGAAGACCAACATCGAGAGCTCGGGCAACCTGCTGTCGTTGGGCGCCAAGACCTTCGATGCCGAGAAAGACGAGATGGGTCACTACCGCCTTTTCAATATAGCCTTCGCACAATATGCCAAGTTCGACTTCGACCTGAGTCACTCGCTCCAGATAGACAACAACAACCAACTGGTGCTGCACATGGGCTTCGGCATAGCCTATCCCTATGGCAACTCCAACGTGCTGCCCTTCGAGAAGCGCTATTTCTCGGGCGGTGCCAACAGCGTTCGCGGCTGGACCGTGCGCTCGCTGGGCCCCGGCAAATACAAAGAGAAGGACGGCCGCATCAACTTCATCAATCAGACCGGCGATGTGAAGATTGACCTCAACGCCGAATACCGCACCAAACTGTTCTGGAAGTTCAGCGGTGCTCTGTTCGTGGATGCCGGCAACGTGTGGACCCTGCGCAACTACGAGGCACAGCCCGGCGGACAGTTTCATCTGAAGGACTTCTACGAGCAGTTGGCCGCCAGCTACGGACTGGGTCTGCGCCTTAACTTCGACTACTTCATCCTGCGTTTCGACATGGGTATGAAGGCCGTGAACCCCGCCTACGAGATAGAGGACGACGAGCATTACCCCATACTCAAGCCCCGTCTCGGTCGCGACTTCGCTTTCCACTTTGCCGTGGGAATGCCCTTCTAA
- a CDS encoding sodium ion-translocating decarboxylase subunit beta — protein sequence MFEFIIDNFNEFLTYTGFANASVGNLIMIAVGALFIYLAIKKDFEPLLLVPIGLGIILGNIPFRADAGLEIGLYEDNSVLNIFYQGVRQGWYPPLIFLGIGAMTDFSALLANPKLMLIGAAAQFGIFGAYMLALALGFEPNQAAGIAIIGGADGPTAIFLSSKLSPNLMGAIAVCAYSYMALVPLIQPPLMRLLTTKKERVIKMKPSRQVSQTERILFPIIGLLITTFIVPSALPLLGMLFFGNLLKESGKTTRLAKTAGNALNDIVVVLLGLTVGCSTQASEFLTLNTIFIFIIGAFAFAIATASGVCFVKLMNLFLPKDKKLNPLIGNAGVSAVPMAARISNNLGLEYDRHNFLLMHAMGPNVAGVIGSAVAAGALLGFLS from the coding sequence ATGTTTGAGTTTATCATCGACAATTTCAACGAGTTTCTCACCTACACAGGCTTTGCCAATGCCTCGGTGGGCAACTTGATTATGATAGCGGTGGGCGCCCTGTTCATCTATCTTGCCATCAAGAAAGACTTCGAGCCCCTGTTGCTGGTGCCCATCGGACTGGGTATTATCCTGGGAAACATTCCCTTCCGTGCTGATGCAGGCCTGGAGATTGGCCTCTACGAAGACAACTCCGTGCTGAACATCTTCTATCAAGGCGTGCGCCAAGGCTGGTATCCGCCCCTCATCTTCTTGGGCATAGGCGCCATGACCGACTTCTCGGCCCTGCTGGCCAACCCCAAGCTGATGCTCATCGGAGCCGCCGCGCAGTTTGGCATCTTCGGTGCCTACATGCTGGCCCTGGCCCTGGGTTTCGAGCCCAACCAGGCAGCAGGTATTGCCATCATCGGTGGAGCCGACGGCCCCACGGCCATCTTCCTTTCGTCGAAGTTGTCGCCCAACTTGATGGGAGCCATTGCCGTTTGCGCCTATAGCTACATGGCCCTGGTGCCCCTGATCCAGCCCCCACTGATGCGCCTGCTCACCACCAAGAAAGAGCGCGTGATCAAGATGAAGCCCTCGCGCCAGGTGAGTCAAACCGAGCGCATCCTGTTCCCCATCATCGGCCTACTCATCACCACCTTCATTGTGCCCTCGGCCCTGCCACTGCTCGGCATGCTCTTCTTCGGCAACCTGCTGAAGGAAAGCGGCAAGACCACCCGTCTGGCCAAGACAGCCGGCAACGCCCTGAACGACATCGTGGTAGTGCTGCTTGGTCTCACCGTGGGCTGCTCGACGCAGGCCAGCGAGTTCCTCACGCTGAACACCATCTTCATCTTCATCATCGGCGCCTTTGCCTTTGCCATCGCCACGGCCAGCGGAGTGTGCTTCGTTAAGTTGATGAACCTGTTCCTGCCCAAGGACAAGAAGTTGAACCCCCTGATTGGCAATGCCGGTGTGAGTGCCGTGCCCATGGCCGCCCGCATCTCGAACAACCTTGGACTGGAGTACGACCGTCATAACTTCCTGCTGATGCACGCCATGGGACCCAACGTGGCCGGCGTCATCGGTTCTGCAGTTGCGGCAGGCGCATTGTTAGGCTTCCTGTCGTAA
- a CDS encoding acetyl-CoA carboxylase biotin carboxyl carrier protein subunit, which yields MNKYQYKVKGVDYEVEIAEVEGNIAKVNVNGIPFEVELQKPINAAKHPTMTAPKVQAPQPAAAKPAAAPAAAPAAQAEAPAAAPAAGAGQAVKAPLPGTITDIRVQVGQQVSAGDIVLVLEAMKMQNNIEAEASGKISAIMVKQGDSVMEGTVLLTIA from the coding sequence ATGAACAAGTATCAATATAAAGTAAAAGGCGTGGACTACGAAGTTGAAATCGCCGAAGTAGAAGGCAACATTGCCAAGGTAAACGTAAACGGAATCCCCTTCGAGGTGGAACTGCAGAAGCCCATCAATGCCGCCAAGCATCCCACGATGACGGCTCCCAAGGTGCAGGCCCCCCAACCAGCCGCCGCCAAACCCGCAGCCGCACCCGCCGCAGCACCCGCTGCCCAGGCAGAAGCACCCGCAGCCGCACCCGCCGCAGGTGCAGGACAAGCTGTTAAGGCGCCACTTCCCGGCACCATCACCGACATCCGCGTGCAGGTGGGCCAGCAAGTAAGCGCCGGCGACATCGTTTTGGTGCTCGAAGCCATGAAGATGCAGAACAACATCGAGGCCGAGGCCAGCGGTAAGATCAGCGCCATCATGGTGAAGCAAGGCGACTCAGTGATGGAAGGCACCGTATTGCTGACGATAGCATAG
- a CDS encoding OadG family transporter subunit, with protein sequence MTNLRLMLSSLTLLSSVAMFGQGAKNIVISEVMTSNVESIEDEFGHREAWVELANTSFSTYNVRGMYLTTNPKVLDESLSAPQRIAMMSVIPNGDDRTNLGGHHYLMLFCNTNPAQGKLHLSLPVDSTGSVFLALYNANGVELVDSVTVPALKADESYARIDGKWTVCGVGEATPGHDNKVQSNAAKGKIEQFKDRDPHGFAMAIMAMGIVFLCLALLWIFFTLFGMVMRHIDTAKKVVNQQPIKPITKTVEMTAEIGRKTSNLLQEGFDKKGIDMEVYMAVIGMAIRQYEDDVHDVESGIITIKSKDTEWDNEYSQMTHLHNPFLPLDHNAPNIPTTPELY encoded by the coding sequence ATGACAAACTTAAGACTTATGCTAAGTTCGCTGACATTGCTTAGCTCGGTGGCGATGTTTGGACAAGGAGCCAAGAACATCGTCATCAGCGAAGTAATGACCAGCAACGTAGAAAGCATTGAGGATGAGTTTGGACATCGTGAGGCCTGGGTTGAGTTGGCCAATACATCGTTCTCCACGTACAACGTCCGAGGCATGTATCTGACCACCAATCCCAAGGTTCTCGACGAGTCGCTCTCAGCCCCTCAGCGTATTGCGATGATGAGTGTCATACCTAATGGCGACGACCGCACCAATCTTGGCGGCCACCATTATCTGATGCTCTTCTGTAACACAAACCCCGCACAGGGAAAACTACACCTCTCATTGCCTGTCGACAGTACAGGTTCCGTATTCCTTGCTCTTTACAATGCCAATGGCGTAGAGCTCGTCGACTCAGTCACCGTACCCGCGTTGAAGGCCGACGAGAGTTATGCGCGCATTGACGGCAAATGGACAGTATGTGGAGTAGGGGAAGCCACCCCTGGTCACGACAACAAGGTACAATCCAATGCAGCCAAGGGAAAGATAGAGCAGTTCAAGGACCGCGACCCGCACGGCTTTGCGATGGCCATCATGGCCATGGGCATCGTGTTCCTGTGTCTGGCCCTGCTGTGGATCTTCTTCACGCTCTTCGGCATGGTGATGCGCCACATTGACACCGCCAAGAAGGTAGTCAACCAGCAGCCCATCAAGCCCATCACGAAGACCGTTGAGATGACCGCCGAGATAGGCAGAAAGACCAGCAATCTCCTTCAGGAAGGCTTTGATAAGAAAGGTATTGACATGGAAGTCTATATGGCCGTCATCGGCATGGCCATCCGTCAGTATGAAGATGATGTGCACGACGTAGAGAGTGGCATCATCACCATCAAGTCAAAGGATACCGAATGGGACAACGAATACAGTCAGATGACCCACTTGCACAACCCCTTCCTGCCTCTCGACCACAACGCACCAAATATTCCTACAACTCCAGAATTATACTAA
- a CDS encoding putative transporter — MEWFVNLFANTESVAHIALIYAIVIAVGVYLGKIKIFGISLGVTFVLFAGILLGHIYKIYAPESEFAAPGATLTFIQDFGLILFVFMIGLQVGPGFFESFGKAGIKLNALAASAIVLNILVMFACYFIFFYQKHDVNDLPMMVGTLYGAVTNTPGLGAANEALNSVFGQLNLPVPQIASAYACAYPLGVLGIIGATILVRYICRVKLEKEEAALEEQAGAKATQKPHHMHLEVTNNYLEGKTVLQVHNFLNRDFVVSRILHDGHVSIPNRDTVFHVGDQMYIVCAEADYEAIVAFIGPVIEVDWDKQDQPLVSKRVLVTNPKINGKSFGQMHFSSVYGVNVTRVTRHGMDIFASPNLPLQVGDRIMVVGPQDDVDRVANMMGNSIKRLDAPNIATIFVGIIIGIIFGSLPFIPGMPLMKLGIAGGPLIIAILIGRYGYKMKLVTYTTTSANMMLREIGLVLFLASVGIKAGANFFDTVMTGDGVLYVLTGFLITIIPILIIGPIASRMKFNYFTIAGMLAGTYTDPPALAYANSICSKEAPAVGYSTVYPLAMFLRILTAQLIVLFCCGQLF; from the coding sequence ATGGAATGGTTTGTTAATCTATTTGCTAATACGGAATCGGTGGCGCACATCGCGTTGATATACGCCATCGTGATTGCTGTGGGTGTATACCTCGGCAAGATTAAGATTTTTGGTATTTCACTTGGTGTCACCTTCGTGCTCTTTGCGGGCATTCTGTTGGGTCACATCTACAAGATCTACGCCCCGGAGTCGGAGTTTGCCGCTCCGGGTGCCACCCTCACCTTCATTCAAGACTTCGGATTGATACTGTTTGTCTTCATGATAGGTTTGCAGGTAGGTCCCGGTTTCTTTGAGAGCTTTGGTAAAGCAGGCATCAAACTCAATGCCTTGGCTGCATCGGCCATTGTGCTCAACATCCTTGTGATGTTTGCATGCTACTTTATCTTCTTCTATCAGAAGCACGATGTGAACGATCTGCCCATGATGGTAGGTACCCTCTATGGTGCGGTGACGAACACCCCCGGTCTGGGTGCTGCCAACGAGGCCCTGAACTCAGTGTTCGGACAGTTGAACCTGCCCGTACCCCAGATTGCTTCAGCCTATGCATGTGCCTATCCCCTTGGTGTGCTGGGTATCATTGGTGCTACCATCCTGGTGCGCTATATCTGCCGCGTGAAGTTAGAGAAGGAAGAAGCAGCCCTTGAGGAGCAGGCTGGTGCAAAGGCCACTCAGAAGCCCCACCACATGCACCTCGAGGTGACGAACAACTACCTTGAAGGCAAGACCGTTCTTCAGGTGCACAACTTCCTGAACCGCGACTTCGTGGTATCACGCATTCTGCACGACGGCCACGTATCGATCCCCAATCGCGACACCGTGTTCCACGTAGGCGACCAGATGTACATCGTATGTGCCGAGGCCGACTACGAGGCCATCGTAGCCTTCATCGGTCCCGTTATCGAGGTAGACTGGGACAAGCAAGACCAGCCCCTGGTATCAAAGCGCGTATTGGTGACCAACCCCAAGATCAACGGTAAGTCATTCGGTCAGATGCACTTCTCAAGTGTCTATGGCGTTAACGTGACCCGCGTGACCCGTCACGGCATGGACATCTTCGCATCGCCCAACCTTCCCTTGCAGGTAGGCGACCGCATCATGGTTGTCGGTCCTCAGGACGATGTAGACCGCGTGGCCAATATGATGGGCAACAGTATCAAGCGTTTGGATGCGCCCAACATCGCCACCATCTTCGTGGGCATCATCATCGGTATCATCTTCGGTTCGCTGCCCTTCATCCCCGGCATGCCCCTGATGAAGCTGGGTATTGCAGGCGGTCCGCTGATCATCGCCATTCTGATTGGCCGTTACGGCTATAAGATGAAGCTGGTGACCTATACCACCACATCCGCCAATATGATGTTACGAGAGATAGGTCTGGTGCTCTTCCTGGCATCAGTAGGTATTAAGGCCGGAGCCAACTTCTTCGACACGGTGATGACAGGCGACGGTGTGCTCTACGTGCTCACAGGTTTCCTGATCACCATCATACCTATCTTAATTATCGGTCCCATTGCCAGCCGCATGAAGTTCAACTACTTCACCATCGCAGGTATGCTGGCCGGCACCTACACCGATCCCCCCGCACTGGCCTATGCCAACAGCATCTGTTCGAAGGAAGCACCCGCAGTAGGCTATTCTACGGTATATCCTCTTGCCATGTTCCTGCGCATCCTGACGGCACAGCTCATTGTGCTGTTCTGCTGTGGGCAACTCTTTTAA
- a CDS encoding valine--tRNA ligase gives MEIASKYDPKEVEGKWYQYWLDNKLFSSKPDGREPYTVVIPPPNVTGVLHMGHMLNNTIQDILVRRARMEGKNACWVPGTDHASIATEAKVVKKLASQGIKKRDLTREQFLEHAWDWTNEHGGIILKQLRRLGASCDWDRTAFTMDEKRSESVIKVFVDLYNKGLIYRGLRMVNWDPKALTALSTEEVIYKEEQSHLFHLKYYVDGLTSLDNEETLKAEGNVIHKDAKGYYAVVATTRPETIMGDTAMCINPKDPKNQWLKGRKVIVPLVNRVIPVIEDRYVDIEFGTGCLKVTPAHDTNDYMLGKTHNLETIDIFNADGTISDQSTLYVGMDRFDCRKQIAKDLQEAGLMERIEDYVNKVGYSERNPDTAIEPRLSLQWFLKMQHFADIALPPVMNDELKFYPAKYKNTYKNWLENIQDWCISRQLWWGHRIPAYYYNDNDDYVVAETREEALKLAQQKDASVTDADLRQDEDALDTWFSSWLWPISLFDGINNPGNEEIKYYYPTSDLVTGPDIIFFWVARMIMAGEEYLGTFPFKNVYFTGIVRDKLGRKMSKSLGNSPDPIDLIDKFGADGVRMGMMLSAPAGNDILFDEALCEQGRNFNNKIWNAFRLVKGWQVADGAASTTNKTAVAWMEARIKQANEELKDHFSKYRINDALMTVYKLFWDEFSQWYLEMVKPAYKDGVQQPIDRETYDATLRFFELLLKMLHPFMPFITEELWQALYERKDGESIMRDSLVLDAPTAEELKLIENIEQVKQVVSGVRTVRSQKNIAPKEQLTLQTVGQNQFEAYNDVIMKMGNLASIDVVEAKDPSASAFMVGTDEFAVPLGDLIDVEAEIQKMEAQLKHLEGFKAGVEKKLSNERFVQNAPEAVVALERKKLADSEEKIAALKESINALKK, from the coding sequence ATGGAAATAGCAAGTAAGTACGACCCAAAAGAGGTCGAAGGCAAATGGTATCAGTACTGGCTGGACAATAAACTGTTTAGTTCTAAGCCAGATGGTCGTGAACCCTACACGGTGGTGATTCCACCCCCCAACGTTACAGGTGTGCTCCACATGGGACACATGCTGAACAACACAATCCAGGATATCTTAGTTCGTCGCGCCCGCATGGAGGGTAAAAACGCATGTTGGGTGCCTGGCACAGACCATGCTTCTATTGCTACCGAAGCAAAGGTGGTAAAGAAGTTGGCCAGTCAGGGTATCAAGAAGCGTGACCTGACACGTGAACAATTCCTTGAGCACGCCTGGGATTGGACCAATGAGCATGGAGGCATCATTCTGAAGCAGTTGCGCCGTTTGGGTGCCAGTTGCGATTGGGACCGCACCGCCTTCACCATGGACGAGAAGCGTAGTGAGAGCGTCATCAAGGTGTTCGTTGACCTTTACAACAAGGGCCTTATCTATCGCGGTCTGCGTATGGTCAACTGGGATCCAAAGGCTCTGACAGCTCTTTCAACCGAGGAGGTTATTTACAAAGAAGAGCAGAGTCATTTATTCCACCTGAAATATTATGTTGACGGCTTGACATCTCTCGACAATGAAGAGACTTTGAAGGCCGAAGGCAACGTCATCCACAAGGATGCCAAAGGTTACTATGCTGTTGTTGCCACCACCCGTCCTGAGACCATCATGGGCGATACCGCTATGTGCATCAACCCCAAGGACCCGAAGAACCAGTGGCTGAAGGGCCGCAAGGTGATTGTACCTCTGGTGAACCGCGTGATTCCCGTTATCGAGGACCGTTATGTGGACATCGAGTTTGGTACAGGCTGTCTGAAGGTTACACCTGCCCACGATACTAACGACTATATGCTGGGTAAGACCCACAATCTGGAGACCATCGACATCTTCAATGCAGATGGAACCATCTCTGATCAGAGCACCCTCTATGTAGGCATGGACCGCTTCGACTGCCGCAAGCAGATTGCCAAAGACCTGCAGGAAGCCGGTCTGATGGAGCGAATCGAGGACTATGTCAACAAGGTAGGCTATTCAGAGCGCAATCCCGACACAGCCATCGAGCCACGTCTCTCATTGCAGTGGTTCCTCAAGATGCAGCACTTCGCTGACATCGCCCTGCCTCCTGTGATGAACGACGAGTTGAAGTTCTATCCCGCTAAGTATAAGAACACCTACAAGAACTGGTTGGAGAACATTCAGGACTGGTGTATCTCTCGTCAGCTGTGGTGGGGACATCGTATTCCCGCATATTACTATAATGACAACGATGACTACGTCGTTGCTGAGACCCGTGAAGAGGCACTGAAACTGGCACAGCAGAAAGACGCATCGGTTACAGATGCCGACCTTCGTCAGGACGAGGATGCCCTCGACACATGGTTCTCTTCATGGTTGTGGCCTATCTCGCTTTTCGATGGCATCAACAACCCCGGCAACGAGGAGATCAAGTACTATTATCCCACCAGCGATCTGGTGACCGGTCCCGATATTATCTTCTTCTGGGTGGCACGTATGATTATGGCCGGCGAAGAGTATCTGGGCACCTTCCCCTTCAAGAACGTGTACTTCACCGGTATCGTTCGCGACAAGCTGGGACGCAAGATGTCAAAGTCACTGGGCAACTCGCCCGATCCCATCGACCTCATCGATAAGTTTGGTGCCGATGGTGTACGTATGGGTATGATGCTCTCAGCCCCTGCAGGTAACGACATCCTCTTCGACGAGGCACTCTGCGAGCAGGGACGTAACTTCAATAACAAGATTTGGAACGCCTTCCGACTGGTGAAGGGTTGGCAGGTAGCCGACGGTGCTGCCTCAACCACAAACAAGACCGCCGTTGCTTGGATGGAAGCACGCATCAAGCAGGCCAACGAGGAACTGAAAGACCACTTCTCAAAGTACCGTATCAACGATGCACTGATGACCGTCTACAAGCTCTTCTGGGATGAGTTCTCACAGTGGTATCTCGAGATGGTGAAGCCCGCCTATAAGGATGGCGTGCAGCAGCCCATCGATCGCGAGACCTACGACGCCACCCTGCGTTTCTTCGAACTTCTTCTCAAGATGCTTCATCCCTTCATGCCATTCATCACCGAGGAATTGTGGCAGGCACTCTACGAGCGTAAGGATGGCGAGAGCATCATGCGCGACAGTCTCGTGCTCGACGCACCCACAGCAGAGGAGCTGAAGCTCATTGAGAATATCGAGCAAGTAAAGCAAGTTGTCTCTGGTGTTCGCACCGTTCGCAGTCAGAAGAACATTGCTCCCAAAGAGCAGCTCACCCTTCAGACCGTTGGTCAGAACCAGTTCGAGGCCTACAACGACGTCATCATGAAGATGGGCAACCTTGCATCCATCGACGTGGTAGAGGCAAAAGACCCCTCAGCTTCAGCCTTCATGGTTGGAACAGACGAGTTTGCAGTGCCCCTGGGCGACCTTATTGATGTGGAAGCCGAGATTCAGAAGATGGAAGCACAGCTCAAGCACCTTGAGGGATTCAAGGCTGGCGTTGAGAAAAAGCTCTCAAACGAGCGATTCGTTCAGAATGCGCCTGAGGCCGTGGTGGCACTGGAGCGCAAGAAGTTGGCCGACTCAGAAGAGAAGATTGCCGCACTGAAGGAATCAATAAATGCACTTAAGAAATAA
- a CDS encoding B3/4 domain-containing protein: MNIIVSNEIKSVCPEFVGAAVEARVRNSQFCQELWNEIHILEDRFRQTLTTESLKDMPSIAATRRVYKACGKDPSRYRPASEQLIRRMLQGKELYQIDTLVDLVNLASIAFGYSIGGFDADKFVGNTLTLGIGREGEPYEGIGRGPLNIAGLPVYRDAQGGVGTPTSDNERTKMTLETTHLVVLINGYDGNRERVMENAQYLKQLIERFASGSDCSITLYP, translated from the coding sequence ATGAATATCATAGTATCAAACGAAATAAAATCAGTTTGCCCTGAGTTTGTTGGAGCTGCAGTAGAGGCAAGGGTAAGAAATTCGCAGTTTTGTCAGGAATTATGGAATGAGATCCATATCCTAGAAGACCGCTTCCGTCAGACGTTGACCACCGAATCGCTGAAGGATATGCCGAGTATCGCTGCAACTCGTCGCGTATACAAAGCTTGTGGTAAAGATCCCTCGCGCTACAGACCAGCAAGCGAGCAATTGATTCGCAGGATGCTGCAGGGAAAGGAGCTATATCAGATTGACACACTCGTCGACCTAGTCAACCTTGCATCTATTGCTTTCGGCTATAGCATCGGAGGCTTCGATGCCGACAAATTTGTGGGCAACACACTGACACTGGGCATTGGACGCGAAGGTGAGCCATATGAAGGCATAGGCCGTGGTCCGTTGAATATCGCAGGACTGCCTGTATATCGCGATGCACAGGGTGGAGTAGGGACTCCGACAAGCGATAACGAGCGAACGAAAATGACTCTGGAAACCACACACCTTGTGGTCTTGATTAATGGCTATGACGGCAATCGAGAACGCGTCATGGAGAACGCTCAATATCTAAAACAACTCATCGAACGTTTTGCATCTGGCTCCGATTGCTCGATAACGCTTTATCCGTAA